The following are encoded together in the Pedobacter steynii genome:
- a CDS encoding AraC family transcriptional regulator encodes MMGSNIVREITPLTQSDCFTIFSRTKKDFDFPLHYHEEYELNLILHAKGAKRIVGDHIDTIEDAELVFIGPNLYHAWFTHQCKSEEILEITIQFHKDLFDERLLKRNQLNFISNMFERSQKGILFSAETIERLSPRLLSLNQKKGFDSVLELFSILHDLSISRNMRTLSNSSFNNEQFNYNSRRIEKAFDYMNANYNRGISLEEVAKVASMPEVSFSRFIKKRTGSTFIDSLNEIRLGHATKLLISSTQTIAEIAYKCGFNNISNFNRIFKKKKNCTPKEFRDSFSGTRSFI; translated from the coding sequence ATGATGGGCAGTAACATAGTCAGGGAAATCACCCCTTTAACCCAAAGCGATTGCTTTACCATTTTTTCAAGGACAAAGAAGGATTTCGACTTTCCCCTTCATTATCATGAGGAATATGAGCTGAACCTGATTCTTCATGCCAAAGGGGCAAAACGGATTGTCGGGGATCATATTGACACCATAGAAGACGCAGAGCTTGTCTTTATCGGACCCAACCTTTACCACGCCTGGTTTACTCACCAATGTAAAAGTGAAGAGATTCTGGAGATTACCATTCAGTTTCACAAGGACCTTTTTGATGAGCGTTTGTTAAAAAGAAACCAGCTGAATTTTATTTCCAATATGTTTGAACGCTCCCAGAAGGGAATTCTCTTTTCTGCAGAGACCATTGAAAGACTCAGCCCGAGACTGCTCTCTTTGAATCAAAAGAAAGGTTTTGATTCCGTGTTAGAACTCTTTTCTATTTTACATGACCTCTCTATTTCCAGGAACATGAGAACGCTATCCAATTCCAGCTTTAACAACGAACAGTTCAACTATAACAGTAGACGAATAGAAAAAGCTTTTGATTACATGAATGCCAATTACAACCGGGGAATTTCCCTGGAAGAAGTCGCCAAAGTAGCCAGTATGCCGGAAGTATCTTTCAGCCGGTTTATTAAGAAGAGAACAGGAAGCACTTTTATTGACAGTCTGAATGAGATCAGGTTAGGACATGCTACTAAACTACTCATTTCCAGTACACAAACCATAGCCGAGATTGCCTATAAATGCGGATTCAATAACATTTCCAATTTCAACCGGATTTTTAAAAAGAAAAAAAATTGCACTCCCAAAGAGTTCAGGGATAGTTTTTCAGGGACAAGGTCTTTTATATAA
- a CDS encoding DUF3822 family protein translates to MSHKNSILLVDPEFDPSTAPDCNLLLKITADSFSYAIIDKTTSQLKAVYDQQESDNISRDLSAKLKNDSYLNLPFKEIKVAVYTENSISIPNDLFDAQNLDQYAKFFTEEQSDNLYVRPFSSYGFTSIFTLHRFIDETLADSLLSCKLFDQVAPVLAMAKEQARKSMILDFTAASFNVVITEGEQLVFRNYYEIAHAEEFNYYLLLIINQLQLNTKEMNVQLSGIIHENDHYYKCIAKYFKMISFNTPLSGQVDHKILDDMPAHYYSSLLALDICE, encoded by the coding sequence ATGAGCCATAAAAACAGCATATTATTAGTCGATCCGGAATTTGATCCTAGTACTGCGCCAGACTGCAATTTATTATTAAAGATTACAGCAGATAGCTTTTCTTATGCCATTATTGATAAAACCACGAGTCAGTTAAAAGCCGTATATGACCAGCAAGAGTCCGACAATATCTCCCGTGATCTTTCTGCAAAATTAAAAAACGACAGTTATTTAAATCTTCCATTTAAAGAGATTAAGGTTGCTGTTTATACAGAGAACTCCATTTCCATTCCAAATGACTTATTTGATGCGCAAAATCTGGATCAATACGCTAAGTTTTTTACGGAAGAGCAGTCAGACAACCTGTATGTAAGACCATTCAGTAGCTATGGTTTTACTTCGATTTTTACTTTACACCGCTTTATTGATGAAACCCTGGCAGATTCCTTACTGAGCTGCAAACTGTTTGACCAGGTGGCACCAGTACTCGCAATGGCTAAAGAGCAGGCCCGTAAATCTATGATCCTTGACTTTACAGCCGCTTCATTTAATGTCGTGATTACAGAAGGAGAACAATTGGTTTTCCGTAATTATTATGAGATAGCGCATGCAGAAGAGTTTAACTATTACCTATTACTGATCATTAACCAGCTTCAGCTTAACACGAAGGAAATGAACGTGCAGTTAAGCGGTATTATTCATGAAAATGATCATTATTATAAATGCATCGCTAAATATTTCAAAATGATCAGCTTCAATACTCCCTTAAGTGGTCAGGTAGATCACAAAATTTTAGACGACATGCCTGCTCATTATTACAGCAGCCTGCTAGCCCTTGATATATGCGAATAA
- the coaD gene encoding pantetheine-phosphate adenylyltransferase, which produces MKIALFPGSFDPITIAHVDILKRSLPLFDKVVVGIGLNSSKQSFLSAEKREEIVKKVFVNEPKVDVQLYEGLTVDFCRKINAQYMVRGIRSVGDFEYERAIAQINQTMMPEMETIFILSKPEYSAISSTIVRDILRNNGDVSQFLPKDAIAFL; this is translated from the coding sequence ATGAAGATTGCCCTGTTTCCCGGATCATTTGACCCCATTACCATTGCCCATGTTGACATCCTGAAACGCTCCCTCCCACTTTTTGATAAGGTGGTGGTTGGTATCGGATTGAACAGTTCCAAGCAAAGCTTTCTCTCTGCAGAAAAACGCGAAGAGATTGTGAAAAAAGTCTTTGTAAATGAGCCTAAGGTTGATGTTCAGCTTTATGAAGGGCTAACGGTTGATTTCTGCAGAAAGATAAACGCACAATATATGGTTCGTGGCATCCGGTCTGTAGGTGATTTTGAGTATGAACGTGCCATTGCACAAATCAACCAGACCATGATGCCTGAAATGGAAACCATTTTCATCTTAAGTAAACCGGAATACTCCGCAATCAGTTCTACGATTGTCAGAGATATTCTGCGTAATAATGGAGATGTAAGTCAGTTTCTACCCAAGGATGCTATTGCTTTCCTCTAA
- a CDS encoding RsmD family RNA methyltransferase gives MRIIGGTLKGIRFNAPESLPVRPTTDMAKEALFNILYNTYDFDSCDVLDLFCGTGNISFEFASRGIKQVTSVDKHSGCIYWVKSVIAKYELETINVQKADVFKFLEAHHKSYQIIFADPPYDLPTIPLIPQLVMKNNLLTDNGLLIVEHPSLLKLKDQPGFKETRRYGNSSFSFFEKTTK, from the coding sequence ATGCGAATAATTGGCGGTACATTGAAAGGCATCCGTTTCAATGCCCCGGAAAGCTTACCGGTAAGGCCCACCACAGATATGGCCAAAGAAGCTCTTTTTAATATCCTTTACAATACCTACGATTTTGACAGTTGCGATGTGCTCGATCTTTTTTGTGGTACCGGAAACATCAGTTTTGAATTTGCCTCACGGGGAATCAAACAGGTAACTTCCGTCGATAAACATTCGGGCTGCATCTACTGGGTAAAATCTGTTATTGCCAAATATGAGCTTGAGACTATAAATGTACAGAAGGCTGATGTATTTAAGTTTCTGGAAGCACATCATAAATCCTACCAGATTATCTTTGCTGATCCACCATATGATTTACCTACCATTCCTCTGATCCCTCAGCTGGTGATGAAAAACAATCTACTGACAGACAATGGCCTACTCATTGTTGAGCATCCCTCCTTGCTAAAACTTAAGGATCAGCCTGGTTTTAAGGAAACCAGAAGGTATGGTAATTCCTCTTTCAGTTTTTTTGAAAAAACCACTAAATAA
- a CDS encoding ATP-dependent DNA helicase — MDKASIIAQSYAFTPTAEQLVFCREMASFLSQRLDDQCFILRGYAGTGKTTSVAALVKALPMFGLKAALLAPTGRAAKVMSNYTGNKALTIHKRIYRKRSAASTDMSFQIAPNLAEYTLFIIDEASMIADEWNTQTGSSFLKDLMEFVYNGKNCAAVFVGDTAQLPPVGSIDSPALNREYMMGNFALEVKAVELQEVVRQEKESGILANATMLRKLINEEQENADSVELPQFITKNYKDIFRMTGVKLVEGLEYAYHKFGIENSLVVCRSNKSANVYNQQIRARLLYREEELTGGDQIMVVRNNYFWLPDNESAAFIANGDMAKVVRVRGEEERYGFRFSEVLLEFMDFPDAGQITCKVMLDTLTAETPNLSYEQSNKLFEGLNEDYEHIANKRERFKAIKEDPYYNALQIKFAYAVTCHKAQGGQWDAVFVDQGYLTEDMIDLDFLRWLYTGVTRAKRELFLVNFAPNLFSSPLED; from the coding sequence ATGGATAAAGCTTCAATTATAGCGCAATCTTATGCGTTTACACCAACCGCTGAGCAACTTGTTTTTTGCAGGGAGATGGCTTCTTTTCTATCCCAAAGACTGGATGACCAGTGTTTTATCCTAAGGGGTTATGCCGGAACCGGAAAAACAACTTCTGTAGCCGCTCTGGTAAAGGCACTTCCTATGTTCGGACTGAAGGCAGCGTTATTAGCGCCAACCGGGAGGGCGGCGAAGGTGATGAGTAACTATACCGGCAATAAAGCGCTTACCATCCATAAAAGAATTTACAGAAAAAGATCTGCAGCATCCACGGATATGTCCTTTCAGATTGCGCCGAATTTAGCCGAGTATACATTGTTTATCATAGATGAAGCCTCTATGATTGCAGATGAATGGAATACCCAGACGGGTTCTTCTTTTTTGAAAGACCTGATGGAATTTGTTTACAACGGTAAAAATTGTGCTGCCGTGTTTGTCGGAGATACTGCTCAGCTTCCTCCGGTTGGCAGTATCGATAGTCCGGCTTTAAACAGAGAATATATGATGGGTAACTTTGCTCTGGAAGTGAAAGCCGTGGAACTTCAGGAGGTGGTCAGGCAGGAGAAAGAATCCGGGATCCTGGCCAATGCAACCATGTTACGGAAATTAATCAATGAAGAGCAGGAGAACGCGGATAGTGTTGAACTTCCCCAGTTCATCACAAAAAATTATAAAGACATCTTCAGGATGACTGGTGTAAAGCTCGTAGAGGGACTGGAATACGCCTATCATAAATTCGGAATTGAAAACTCATTGGTGGTTTGCAGGTCTAATAAATCTGCAAATGTATATAACCAACAGATCCGTGCCCGTCTGTTGTATCGGGAAGAAGAACTGACCGGGGGGGACCAGATTATGGTAGTCAGAAATAATTATTTCTGGCTTCCTGACAATGAATCGGCAGCTTTTATTGCCAATGGAGATATGGCAAAGGTAGTACGGGTAAGGGGCGAAGAGGAACGTTATGGTTTCCGCTTTTCTGAAGTGCTGTTAGAGTTTATGGATTTTCCCGATGCAGGACAGATTACCTGTAAGGTGATGTTGGATACCCTGACCGCCGAAACCCCAAACCTCTCTTACGAGCAAAGCAATAAGTTATTTGAAGGACTTAATGAGGATTATGAGCATATTGCAAATAAAAGAGAACGGTTTAAAGCGATCAAAGAAGATCCTTACTATAATGCACTTCAGATTAAATTTGCCTATGCGGTAACCTGTCATAAAGCGCAGGGTGGACAATGGGATGCGGTATTTGTGGATCAGGGGTATTTAACGGAGGATATGATTGACCTCGATTTCCTGCGTTGGTTATATACTGGTGTAACCAGGGCAAAAAGAGAATTATTTTTAGTAAATTTTGCCCCTAACCTTTTTTCTTCCCCTTTAGAGGATTAA
- a CDS encoding MCP four helix bundle domain-containing protein, protein MKFAYSIKQKMKIATFLFAIMACMILIRILEDKSVKSMNESFVSMYNDRLVPATDLFYIAENIFEKKYTLDSFLYSGNLSHSNATGLKDQVNSLNSTIDSLLKKYEKTFLVKKEKQQLTELKARLASLIAAEQHVMALSLNHTLEDGRKLYETVGRESSMKTLEKLTDLMSIQTQVGQELIQSSASMVSRSKLYSTLQIALAVLIGILIVGIISASNVVQVRNDKFNLN, encoded by the coding sequence ATGAAATTTGCTTATTCTATAAAACAGAAAATGAAAATCGCCACGTTCCTGTTTGCAATTATGGCGTGTATGATTTTGATCAGAATTTTAGAGGATAAGAGTGTTAAAAGTATGAATGAGTCTTTTGTTTCCATGTATAATGACCGTCTGGTTCCTGCAACAGATCTGTTTTATATTGCAGAGAATATCTTTGAAAAAAAATATACCCTGGATAGCTTTCTTTATTCCGGGAACCTTTCTCATTCCAATGCCACAGGACTTAAAGATCAGGTGAATTCTCTTAATTCTACCATCGATTCTCTTCTGAAAAAATATGAAAAGACTTTTCTGGTAAAAAAAGAAAAACAACAACTAACCGAGTTGAAAGCACGCTTGGCTAGTCTTATCGCAGCAGAACAACATGTGATGGCGCTGAGCCTGAACCATACCCTGGAAGACGGACGAAAACTATATGAAACGGTAGGGAGAGAAAGCTCAATGAAAACACTCGAAAAACTTACCGACCTGATGAGTATTCAGACGCAGGTTGGTCAGGAATTGATTCAAAGCTCTGCCTCAATGGTGTCCAGAAGTAAGTTGTATTCTACTTTACAGATTGCTCTGGCTGTTTTGATTGGGATATTAATTGTAGGAATTATATCGGCCTCTAATGTCGTCCAGGTGAGGAATGATAAGTTCAATTTGAACTAA
- a CDS encoding NUDIX hydrolase, producing MKNYRIYINDTTLFIADEKPKQDKEIQQIDVQNFDFKKFYKSIGPDAKKDYLLLDADPQQLFRKIKKSLTLIKAAGGLVKSANGNYLFIFRNKKWDLPKGKVEKDEKMKEAGLREVEEECGVKIYTNDEKLCKTYHVYTIGSKLVLKKTNWYSMTVKGEPKLIPQKEEGITKASWLSKSELAPVLSNTYPSIIQVLEVGALLEESNSILG from the coding sequence ATGAAAAATTATAGAATTTATATCAACGACACTACCCTGTTTATTGCGGATGAAAAACCTAAGCAGGATAAAGAAATTCAGCAAATTGACGTTCAAAATTTTGACTTTAAAAAGTTCTATAAAAGCATTGGCCCTGATGCTAAAAAAGACTATTTACTATTGGATGCCGATCCTCAGCAATTGTTCCGGAAGATTAAAAAAAGCCTGACCTTGATTAAAGCAGCTGGTGGCCTGGTAAAAAGCGCCAACGGTAATTATCTGTTTATCTTTAGAAACAAAAAGTGGGATTTACCTAAAGGTAAGGTGGAGAAGGATGAAAAGATGAAAGAGGCCGGATTAAGAGAAGTTGAGGAAGAGTGTGGAGTGAAAATCTATACCAATGATGAGAAACTCTGTAAAACCTATCATGTATATACGATCGGCAGCAAATTGGTTCTAAAGAAAACCAACTGGTACAGTATGACAGTTAAAGGAGAGCCAAAACTGATTCCTCAAAAGGAAGAAGGCATTACTAAAGCCAGCTGGTTAAGTAAATCAGAACTGGCTCCGGTATTGAGCAATACCTATCCTTCTATCATACAAGTATTGGAAGTAGGGGCTTTATTAGAGGAAAGCAATAGCATCCTTGGGTAG